The following proteins come from a genomic window of Ornithinimicrobium cryptoxanthini:
- a CDS encoding 50S ribosomal protein L25/general stress protein Ctc, protein MADKLSISAEKRTEFGKGAARRVRRADKIPAVLYGHGGDPIHLTLPGHETMMALKHTNAVLTLAVEGGEDHLALVKDVQRDPIKRTIEHVDLVVIIKGEKVIVDIAVHVEGQAAPETIVTTDYTEISVETDATSIPQSFVVSVEGLEAGTQILAGAVELPEGVTLVTDPEALLVNVRESISEEALEAELAEAEADAGIEHEEPESDEAAEGDEAAAEGDEAKSEDA, encoded by the coding sequence ATGGCTGACAAGCTTTCCATCTCTGCCGAGAAGCGCACCGAGTTCGGCAAGGGCGCGGCCCGTCGCGTGCGCCGCGCCGACAAGATCCCCGCCGTCCTCTATGGCCACGGTGGCGACCCCATCCACCTGACCCTGCCGGGTCACGAGACCATGATGGCGCTCAAGCACACCAACGCCGTGCTGACGCTGGCCGTCGAGGGCGGCGAGGACCACCTGGCCCTGGTCAAGGACGTGCAGCGCGACCCGATCAAGCGCACCATCGAGCACGTCGACCTGGTCGTCATCATCAAGGGTGAGAAGGTCATCGTCGACATCGCGGTCCACGTCGAGGGCCAGGCTGCGCCCGAGACGATCGTCACCACCGACTACACCGAGATCTCCGTCGAGACGGACGCGACCAGCATCCCGCAGTCCTTCGTGGTCTCGGTCGAGGGTCTTGAGGCCGGCACGCAGATCCTGGCCGGTGCGGTCGAGCTGCCCGAGGGCGTCACGTTGGTCACCGACCCCGAGGCGCTCCTGGTCAACGTCCGGGAGTCCATCTCCGAGGAGGCCCTGGAGGCCGAGCTCGCCGAGGCCGAGGCCGATGCCGGCATCGAGCACGAGGAGCCGGAGTCCGACGAGGCTGCCGAGGGTGACGAGGCAGCGGCTGAGGGCGACGAGGCCAAGTCCGAGGACGCCTGA
- a CDS encoding ribose-phosphate diphosphokinase has product MTGIQKTTQKNLMIFSGRAHPSLAEEVTTTLGTDLVPTDAYSFANSEIYVRFDESVRGCDAFVIQSHTAPINEWIMEHLIMVDALKRASAKRITVVLPFYGYARQDKKHRGREPISARLIADLFKVAGADRLMAVDLHTSQIQGFFDGPVDHLMALPILSSYVKKHYGKEDLAIVSPDAGRIKVAEQWSQRLGGAPLAFIHKTRDITRPNQSMANRVVGEVAGRTCILVDDMIDSGGTICQAADALMAEGAASVVIAATHALFSGPAVERLANSVAREVIVTNTLPLSAEARVLDKITELSIAPLLSQAIRAVFEDGSVTSMFDGNA; this is encoded by the coding sequence GTGACCGGCATCCAGAAGACCACCCAGAAGAACCTGATGATCTTCAGTGGTCGGGCCCACCCGAGCCTGGCCGAGGAGGTCACCACCACCCTGGGCACCGACCTGGTCCCCACGGACGCCTACTCGTTCGCGAACAGCGAGATCTACGTCCGCTTCGACGAGTCGGTCCGTGGGTGTGACGCCTTCGTGATCCAGAGCCACACGGCGCCGATCAACGAGTGGATCATGGAGCACCTGATCATGGTCGACGCGCTCAAGCGCGCCTCCGCCAAGCGGATCACCGTGGTGCTGCCGTTCTATGGCTACGCGCGCCAGGACAAGAAGCACCGCGGGCGCGAGCCGATCTCCGCACGCCTGATCGCCGACCTGTTCAAGGTCGCCGGCGCCGACCGGCTGATGGCCGTCGACCTGCACACCTCGCAGATCCAGGGCTTCTTCGACGGCCCGGTGGACCACCTGATGGCGCTGCCGATCCTCTCCTCCTATGTCAAGAAGCACTATGGCAAGGAGGACCTGGCGATCGTCTCGCCGGACGCCGGCCGCATCAAGGTCGCCGAGCAGTGGAGCCAGCGTCTGGGCGGAGCGCCGCTGGCCTTCATCCACAAGACCCGTGACATCACCCGCCCCAACCAGAGCATGGCCAACCGGGTCGTCGGCGAGGTCGCCGGTCGCACGTGCATCCTGGTCGACGACATGATCGACTCCGGCGGGACCATCTGCCAGGCGGCCGACGCACTGATGGCCGAGGGTGCCGCCTCCGTCGTGATCGCCGCGACCCACGCCCTGTTCAGCGGCCCGGCGGTCGAGCGGCTGGCCAACTCGGTGGCGCGCGAGGTGATCGTGACCAACACGCTGCCGCTGTCCGCCGAGGCGCGTGTGCTGGACAAGATCACTGAGCTGTCCATCGCGCCGCTGCTCAGCCAGGCGATCCGGGCCGTCTTCGAGGACGGCTCGGTCACCAGCATGTTCGACGGCAACGCCTGA
- a CDS encoding DUF1697 domain-containing protein: MPTYVGFLRAINLGARRKFPAGAVRASAEGAGFADVETYLNTGNVRVGTRMRSLPRVEAALEAAFEADRGFEVPTIVYGSAELTELAEYAATLDADFGATERHMVYLLRYPVAPEMGAELEALSNDRVRIVAGPRSMHALWPVAVAGDPDPLSSAAGRRLGLTTTRNVRVVTEVARRWG; this comes from the coding sequence GTGCCCACCTATGTCGGCTTCCTGAGAGCGATCAACCTGGGGGCACGGCGCAAGTTCCCCGCCGGGGCGGTCCGGGCCAGCGCGGAGGGCGCGGGCTTTGCCGACGTCGAGACCTATCTCAACACCGGCAACGTGCGGGTCGGCACCCGCATGCGATCACTGCCCCGGGTCGAGGCCGCCCTCGAGGCCGCCTTTGAGGCGGACCGGGGCTTCGAGGTCCCCACCATCGTCTATGGGAGCGCGGAGCTGACCGAGCTGGCGGAGTATGCCGCCACGCTCGACGCCGACTTCGGTGCCACCGAGAGGCACATGGTCTATCTGCTGCGCTACCCCGTCGCCCCCGAGATGGGGGCGGAGCTGGAGGCGCTCAGCAACGACCGGGTGCGGATCGTGGCGGGGCCGCGCAGCATGCACGCGCTCTGGCCGGTGGCGGTGGCCGGTGACCCGGACCCACTGTCCAGCGCTGCCGGTCGCCGGCTCGGACTCACGACCACCAGGAACGTGCGGGTGGTCACCGAGGTGGCGCGCCGCTGGGGCTGA
- a CDS encoding TPM domain-containing protein — translation MIDTVDGHRNPARSWGATLLLGAALGLPLSLTAGMATADEEPLELTDQITDTVGALAGSEDEVEASLADLRDETGLQLFVVYVDRFDRADGASWAEETYDLNGFGEDDLLLAVAVDQRAYGTASTARVIDSGGLTSWRSEFIEPHLADDDWAGAAIGAADGLAELLPDGVNTPVNTDQPPPNSGESWQPSGSSGFSSFPWIFAVPVMAVVGSKVISAVGNKSARRSRDAAGELPTESSRTAQVPTQELQRHAAASLVGLDNALRSAEEELSFAEAQFGQQRTQAFREVLKDSRTRSQEAFRIRQQLDDADQEAESVERHMLGQIIELCTAAKANLDSHTAQFAEMRALQDNVPQFLEELAGRAGEVAERLPVADQEINGLAARYPEQALVTVRAHRAQAERLIDSAHGFVDAGREALTTSDRPSAVAAARAAEESIGQAVRLLDAIASADSDLANAKQVLSKAVASLTSDIQDAQRLAPKDSVIQPVVERARQAIARGQSADTSGDPLAALALLDATEHDLDTLLDPLRDAESQRTKIREDFGERVSRVGARLRSIDETIATRRGAVNSGARTRISEALRLFEDAQRLADTDATKAVSLLTRAEQLGEQALSEAQQDLDRWNGPGSSNRSGGIDPLSLILGGILAGGNRHSGGWGGGGGFGGGGFGGGGGGGFGGGGFGGGGTASSGGRF, via the coding sequence GTGATTGACACAGTTGACGGCCACCGCAACCCTGCCCGGTCCTGGGGTGCCACCCTGCTGCTCGGTGCCGCTCTCGGGCTCCCGCTGTCGCTCACGGCGGGGATGGCGACGGCCGACGAGGAGCCCCTCGAGCTGACCGACCAGATCACGGACACGGTCGGCGCCCTCGCCGGCAGCGAGGACGAGGTCGAGGCCAGCCTGGCCGACCTGCGTGACGAGACCGGCCTGCAGCTCTTCGTGGTCTATGTCGACCGGTTTGACCGGGCGGACGGCGCGTCCTGGGCCGAGGAGACCTATGACCTCAACGGATTCGGTGAGGACGACCTGCTGCTCGCGGTCGCCGTCGACCAGCGCGCCTATGGGACTGCCAGCACCGCGCGGGTCATCGACAGCGGCGGGCTGACCAGCTGGCGCAGCGAGTTCATCGAGCCCCACCTGGCTGACGACGACTGGGCCGGCGCGGCGATCGGCGCGGCCGACGGCCTGGCCGAGCTGCTCCCCGACGGGGTCAACACCCCCGTCAACACCGACCAACCTCCACCCAACAGTGGCGAGAGCTGGCAGCCCTCCGGCTCCAGCGGCTTCAGCAGCTTCCCCTGGATCTTTGCGGTGCCCGTGATGGCCGTCGTGGGCTCCAAGGTCATCTCGGCGGTGGGCAACAAGTCCGCCAGGCGCAGCCGGGACGCGGCCGGCGAGCTGCCGACCGAGTCCAGCCGCACCGCGCAGGTGCCCACCCAGGAGCTGCAACGCCATGCGGCCGCGTCTCTGGTGGGCCTGGACAACGCGTTGCGCAGCGCCGAGGAGGAGCTCAGCTTCGCCGAGGCGCAGTTCGGCCAGCAGCGCACGCAGGCCTTCCGGGAGGTGCTCAAGGACTCCCGCACCAGGTCGCAGGAGGCGTTCCGGATCCGCCAGCAGCTCGACGACGCCGACCAGGAGGCCGAGTCCGTCGAGCGCCACATGCTGGGTCAGATCATCGAGCTCTGCACGGCGGCCAAGGCCAACCTGGACTCGCACACGGCTCAGTTCGCCGAGATGCGCGCGCTGCAGGACAACGTGCCGCAGTTCCTCGAGGAACTTGCTGGGCGCGCCGGTGAGGTGGCTGAGCGGCTGCCGGTGGCAGACCAGGAGATCAACGGGCTGGCCGCGCGCTATCCCGAGCAGGCGTTGGTCACCGTGCGCGCCCACCGGGCGCAGGCTGAGCGGCTCATCGACAGCGCCCACGGCTTCGTCGATGCCGGCCGCGAGGCCCTGACCACCAGCGACCGTCCGTCCGCGGTTGCCGCTGCGCGGGCGGCCGAGGAGTCGATCGGCCAGGCGGTGCGGCTGCTGGATGCCATCGCCTCGGCCGACAGCGACCTGGCCAACGCCAAGCAGGTGCTGTCCAAGGCGGTCGCCTCGCTGACCTCTGACATCCAGGACGCGCAGCGCCTCGCCCCCAAGGACTCGGTCATCCAGCCCGTCGTCGAGCGTGCCCGGCAGGCCATCGCCCGGGGGCAGAGCGCCGACACCTCCGGTGACCCGCTGGCCGCGCTGGCGCTGCTGGACGCCACCGAGCACGACCTGGACACGCTGCTCGACCCGCTGCGCGACGCGGAGAGCCAGCGCACCAAGATCCGCGAGGACTTCGGTGAGCGGGTCAGCCGGGTCGGTGCGCGCCTGCGCAGCATCGACGAGACCATCGCCACCCGCCGCGGAGCCGTCAACAGCGGCGCGCGGACCCGGATCTCCGAGGCGCTGCGCCTCTTTGAGGACGCTCAGCGTCTGGCGGACACCGACGCGACCAAGGCCGTCAGTCTGCTGACCCGCGCGGAGCAGCTGGGCGAGCAGGCCCTCAGCGAGGCGCAGCAGGACCTGGACCGGTGGAACGGACCAGGCAGCAGCAACCGCAGCGGCGGCATCGACCCGCTCTCGCTGATCCTCGGCGGCATCCTGGCCGGCGGCAACCGGCACAGCGGCGGTTGGGGCGGGGGCGGCGGCTTCGGTGGCGGTGGTTTCGGCGGAGGAGGTGGCGGTGGCTTCGGCGGAGGCGGTTTTGGTGGCGGCGGCACGGCCTCGTCGGGAGGTCGATTCTGA
- the pth gene encoding aminoacyl-tRNA hydrolase: MEPWLVVGLGNPGPKYAGNRHNIGAMVIADLAQQAGVAAKQHKARAWVSEIRLGTLPGGAPGPRAILAQPMTYMNVSGGPVAGLVAFYKVPLTQIIVVHDELDIDFGAIKLKRGGGEGGHNGLRSISQSLGTKDYLRVRLGIGRPPGRQDPAAYVLSDFPARERVDVELLIGDGVDAVHDLVHLGLEAAQGRFHAR, from the coding sequence ATGGAGCCCTGGTTGGTGGTCGGCCTGGGCAACCCGGGGCCGAAGTATGCCGGCAACCGGCACAACATCGGGGCGATGGTCATCGCCGACCTGGCTCAGCAGGCCGGCGTCGCGGCCAAGCAGCACAAGGCCCGCGCCTGGGTCAGCGAGATCCGCCTCGGCACGCTGCCAGGCGGGGCGCCGGGGCCACGCGCGATCCTGGCCCAGCCGATGACCTACATGAACGTCTCCGGCGGCCCGGTGGCGGGGCTAGTCGCGTTCTACAAGGTGCCGCTGACTCAGATCATCGTGGTGCACGACGAGCTCGACATCGACTTCGGTGCGATCAAGCTCAAGCGTGGTGGGGGCGAGGGCGGCCACAACGGACTGCGCTCCATCAGCCAGTCCCTGGGGACCAAGGACTATCTGCGGGTGCGGCTGGGCATCGGTCGGCCTCCCGGTCGTCAGGACCCGGCGGCCTATGTGCTCTCCGACTTCCCGGCACGGGAGCGCGTGGACGTCGAACTGCTCATCGGCGACGGAGTCGACGCGGTCCACGACCTGGTGCACCTGGGCCTCGAGGCTGCCCAGGGGCGGTTCCACGCACGCTGA
- a CDS encoding PspA/IM30 family protein, with protein MTQKQTILGRISQLAKANVNSILDRAEDPEKMLDQLVRDYTNSIAEAEEAVAQTIANVRMAEADLRSDEEAAQEWGRKAGAASRKAEELRGSGDAAGADKFDNLAKIALGRQIQHESDAKAARPAIDQQNVTVDTLKQGLTSMKTKLEQLKSKRGTLVARARSVEAQGKVNEAMRSIDVMDPTSDLGRFEEKIKREEALVAGRAEAHATTLEDQFDELEDTGHDAEIEARLAALKNQG; from the coding sequence ATGACTCAGAAGCAGACCATCCTGGGCCGGATCAGCCAGCTCGCGAAGGCAAACGTCAACTCGATCCTGGACCGCGCCGAGGACCCGGAGAAGATGCTCGACCAGCTCGTGCGTGACTACACCAACTCGATCGCCGAGGCCGAGGAAGCCGTGGCGCAGACCATCGCCAACGTGCGGATGGCCGAAGCTGACCTGCGCAGCGACGAGGAGGCGGCGCAGGAGTGGGGCCGCAAGGCAGGTGCGGCGTCACGCAAGGCCGAGGAGCTGCGCGGCAGCGGCGACGCCGCCGGCGCCGACAAGTTCGACAACCTGGCCAAGATCGCGCTGGGTCGCCAGATCCAGCACGAGAGCGACGCCAAGGCGGCCCGCCCGGCCATCGACCAGCAGAACGTCACGGTCGACACCCTCAAGCAGGGACTGACCAGCATGAAGACCAAGCTGGAGCAGCTGAAGTCCAAGCGCGGCACCCTGGTCGCCCGGGCCCGCTCGGTCGAGGCCCAGGGCAAGGTCAACGAGGCCATGCGCTCCATCGACGTGATGGACCCCACCAGCGACCTGGGCCGGTTCGAGGAGAAGATCAAGCGCGAGGAAGCCCTCGTCGCGGGCCGGGCCGAGGCCCACGCCACCACCCTCGAGGACCAGTTCGACGAGCTGGAGGACACCGGTCACGACGCTGAGATCGAGGCCCGCCTCGCCGCGCTGAAGAACCAGGGCTGA
- the glmU gene encoding bifunctional UDP-N-acetylglucosamine diphosphorylase/glucosamine-1-phosphate N-acetyltransferase GlmU, whose translation MSENRPAAIIILAAGEGTRMKSKTPKVLHPIGGRTLLGHAMYAARGTRPGHLAVVVRHERERVAAHVAELDVEAIVADQDEVKGTGRACECGLDVLPADLTGTVLVTMGDVPLLTQQTLADLTARHESSGAAVTVITAELPDAKAYGRVVRDEAGDVVEIMEFKDALAHREAGDEFAHVVDIREINSGIYAFDAEVLRSALAEVGTDNAQGEKYLTDVIGIARRDGRRVTAHLIEDLWQTEGVNDRVQLADLGRELNRRTVEHWMREGVTVVDPATTWIDADTTIGQDTVIRPNTQLLGATTIGAGAVVGPDTTLTGVEVGDGASVVRTQGELAIIGPEATVGPFSYLRPGTELGARGKIGGFVETKNAVIGEGAKVPHLTYAGDATIGEGANIGAGTIFANYDGVDKHHTTIGAHSFVGSDTVLIAPVTVADGAYVGAGSALTSDVEAGQIAVSRARQRNIDGWVARKRAGTKTAAAAEAAAASATGDQTATTGDQTTATGTTEPDARHTHSQSEGDPA comes from the coding sequence GGCCGCCATCATCATCCTCGCCGCTGGCGAGGGCACCCGGATGAAGTCCAAGACCCCCAAGGTGCTGCACCCCATCGGCGGGCGCACCCTGCTGGGCCATGCGATGTATGCCGCGCGGGGGACCCGGCCCGGCCACCTCGCCGTCGTCGTGCGGCACGAGCGTGAGCGGGTGGCCGCACACGTCGCCGAGCTCGACGTCGAGGCCATCGTGGCCGACCAGGACGAGGTCAAGGGCACCGGCCGCGCGTGCGAGTGCGGGCTCGATGTCCTGCCCGCCGACCTCACCGGCACGGTCCTGGTGACGATGGGCGATGTCCCGCTGCTGACGCAGCAGACCCTGGCCGACCTCACCGCACGTCACGAGTCCAGCGGCGCAGCCGTCACCGTGATCACCGCCGAGCTGCCCGACGCCAAGGCCTATGGCCGGGTGGTGCGCGACGAGGCCGGCGACGTGGTGGAGATCATGGAGTTCAAGGACGCCCTGGCCCACCGCGAGGCGGGTGACGAGTTTGCCCACGTGGTCGACATCCGCGAGATCAACTCGGGCATCTATGCCTTCGACGCCGAGGTGCTGCGCAGCGCCCTGGCCGAGGTCGGCACGGACAACGCGCAGGGCGAGAAATACCTCACCGACGTCATCGGCATCGCCCGGCGCGACGGACGGCGGGTGACGGCCCACCTGATCGAGGACCTCTGGCAGACCGAGGGCGTCAACGACCGGGTGCAGCTGGCCGACCTCGGCCGGGAGCTGAACCGCCGCACCGTCGAGCACTGGATGCGCGAGGGTGTCACGGTCGTGGACCCCGCCACCACCTGGATCGACGCTGACACCACGATCGGGCAGGACACGGTCATCCGCCCCAACACCCAGCTGCTCGGCGCAACGACCATCGGGGCCGGAGCCGTCGTTGGCCCGGACACGACCCTGACCGGCGTCGAGGTCGGCGACGGTGCCAGCGTGGTGCGCACCCAGGGCGAGCTCGCGATCATCGGGCCCGAGGCGACCGTCGGCCCGTTCAGCTATCTGCGACCGGGGACCGAGCTCGGAGCCCGCGGCAAGATCGGAGGCTTCGTCGAGACCAAGAACGCGGTCATCGGCGAGGGTGCCAAGGTGCCGCACCTGACCTATGCCGGTGACGCCACCATCGGCGAGGGCGCCAACATCGGCGCCGGCACGATCTTTGCCAACTACGACGGCGTCGACAAGCACCACACGACCATCGGGGCGCACTCCTTCGTCGGGTCCGACACGGTGCTTATCGCCCCGGTCACCGTCGCCGATGGCGCCTATGTCGGGGCGGGTTCTGCCCTGACCAGTGATGTCGAGGCCGGCCAGATTGCGGTCTCCCGCGCCCGCCAGCGCAACATCGACGGCTGGGTCGCACGCAAGCGAGCGGGCACGAAAACCGCGGCCGCCGCCGAGGCCGCGGCGGCGTCGGCGACCGGGGACCAGACCGCGACGACCGGGGACCAGACCACGGCGACCGGGACGACCGAGCCTGACGCGCGTCATACTCACTCCCAGAGCGAAGGGGACCCGGCGTGA